In Lachnospiraceae bacterium, one DNA window encodes the following:
- a CDS encoding AzlD domain-containing protein — MNTERILITITVSALCTFFLRALPFLAFSGAQKMPDWLDRLGKTLPSAIMAVLIVYCLKDTGNDVVRIGLPKIAAVVIVALSYKWKHNTLVSIAVGTAGYMILLRLAAIL, encoded by the coding sequence ATGAATACAGAAAGAATATTGATCACGATCACAGTTTCCGCCCTGTGTACCTTTTTCCTCCGTGCCTTGCCCTTTCTGGCTTTTAGTGGAGCACAGAAGATGCCGGACTGGCTGGATCGTCTTGGAAAAACACTTCCGTCAGCAATTATGGCGGTACTGATCGTCTATTGCTTAAAAGATACAGGAAATGATGTGGTACGTATAGGATTGCCCAAAATAGCAGCAGTAGTGATCGTGGCATTATCTTATAAATGGAAACATAATACATTAGTAAGTATTGCAGTGGGAACAGCCGGATATATGATCCTTTTGCGGCTGGCAGCCATACTGTAA
- a CDS encoding AzlC family ABC transporter permease, producing the protein MTKSQIRKYAFIKSIPIMCSYIFVSMAYGIMMEDAGFKWYYSLLVSMTVYTGAFQFVLITFLSSGASVITVALTALLMNSRQSFYSLTFLEDFKKMGKRMLYMIHTMTDETYAVNCTLELPRKEKEDAMFLVAFFSRCYWMIGAVLGGVLGQLIPWDMKGIDFCMTALFVIIFIDQWEKTDKHTPALAGCGIGIICLLIFGASSFMLPALLITSGLLVVLQKKGEEA; encoded by the coding sequence ATGACAAAATCCCAGATCCGGAAATATGCGTTTATCAAATCCATTCCCATTATGTGCAGCTACATTTTTGTCAGTATGGCCTATGGTATTATGATGGAAGATGCAGGCTTTAAATGGTATTATTCTTTACTGGTGAGCATGACAGTGTATACAGGAGCATTCCAGTTTGTGCTTATCACATTTTTAAGCAGCGGCGCCTCTGTTATAACAGTGGCTCTTACGGCACTTCTGATGAACAGCCGCCAGAGTTTTTATAGTTTGACGTTCTTAGAAGATTTTAAGAAAATGGGAAAGCGGATGCTTTATATGATCCATACCATGACAGATGAAACTTATGCAGTAAACTGCACATTGGAACTGCCTCGGAAAGAAAAAGAGGATGCTATGTTTTTGGTGGCATTTTTCAGCCGCTGTTACTGGATGATCGGTGCTGTTCTGGGAGGAGTATTAGGGCAGCTGATCCCGTGGGATATGAAAGGAATCGACTTCTGTATGACGGCTTTATTTGTGATCATATTTATTGATCAGTGGGAGAAAACAGATAAACATACACCGGCTTTAGCAGGCTGTGGGATAGGTATTATCTGTTTGCTTATCTTTGGAGCTTCCAGTTTTATGCTTCCGGCATTGCTCATAACTTCAGGACTTTTAGTGGTATTACAGAAGAAAGGGGAGGAAGCATAA
- a CDS encoding 4Fe-4S dicluster domain-containing protein, which produces MKKYAIDLDITKCISCGACSVACMDQNDFQVKEGQRPFRNVFDLEMEQKGNVKYSHLSLACMHCSDAPCISACPSACLKKDPETNLTVYDTTNCIGCHSCAMACPYGIPSFGENGKMIKCDGCYVRVHHGMLPACVKACPVKALQLVDTEAKEPQIPPEHSLRMTSAGMLKQQV; this is translated from the coding sequence TTGAAGAAATATGCAATAGATCTGGATATTACCAAGTGTATTTCCTGTGGAGCCTGCTCCGTTGCCTGCATGGACCAGAACGATTTCCAGGTAAAAGAGGGCCAGAGACCTTTCAGGAATGTATTTGACCTGGAAATGGAACAAAAAGGAAATGTAAAATACAGTCATTTGTCTTTAGCGTGTATGCACTGCAGCGATGCACCGTGCATCAGCGCATGCCCAAGTGCCTGCCTGAAAAAAGACCCAGAAACGAATCTTACAGTTTATGATACCACCAACTGTATTGGCTGCCACAGCTGCGCGATGGCATGTCCTTATGGTATTCCTTCTTTTGGCGAAAATGGCAAGATGATCAAATGCGATGGCTGCTATGTAAGAGTCCATCATGGAATGCTTCCGGCCTGCGTAAAAGCCTGTCCTGTAAAAGCATTACAGTTAGTGGATACAGAAGCAAAAGAGCCTCAGATTCCACCGGAACATTCTTTAAGGATGACAAGTGCGGGAATGCTGAAGCAGCAGGTGTAA
- a CDS encoding molybdopterin-dependent oxidoreductase, which translates to MDSLEALIKAKIPGPETGIEKKNTVCAICSPAYNCGVCAYVKDGKMVKLEGLDEHPRNKGCLCTKGLSGRGFAYREDRIKTPLRRTGKRGEGKFEPITWDEAYKEIAEKLNHIKAADGPQAVAFFGGYNKWFRPWLRRFAHSFGTMNYGTESSTCMTTGWMAWKTAIGQLARPDMSNCDLLLGWAFNPYYSGYLKAQGAEEARSRGMKVIVVDPKITPTTEKMCDLHLRPYPGTDGALALCMGNILIRKGWIDKEYIDKYVHGFKEYAEYAAGFNETNVEKLTGVPYEMVERACEMIHESKSMAINENSAPIPHHKNGFQNYRAIMALSALTGNFDRKGGQLPGEHTFTHQIAGFTTLEDEFADGTEPKDTVLPVGATRFPLWYHMEREMQCVDLPRQIHEGTPYPVKALFAMGLNYRILPDDQYFKSAIEKLDFFVDTDLFMTDAAKMADIVLPVCTSYERGELETYPGGYAWLTKPAIDRVGESKSDAEILCELAKVMNLGDKRLEEGYEKNIEEILSNLDITMDELRASDLPLKVRGVKPYVPGTILEEGCKTPTGKFELYSELIASHPQWHLDALPTYCEPMDEADETVYPFILCSGARLPNAIHSRLHKVPWVRSLRPDPMADISIEDAQALGLKEGDDIELFTERGTISVKAHPTHRVQKNVIFFYHGYSEADVNSLMSGTHVDPYSGFPAYNSTRCGMRKKVQR; encoded by the coding sequence ATGGATAGTTTAGAGGCTTTAATAAAAGCAAAGATACCGGGACCGGAGACCGGCATTGAAAAAAAGAATACAGTCTGTGCTATCTGTTCTCCGGCATATAATTGTGGTGTATGCGCTTATGTAAAAGATGGAAAAATGGTAAAGCTGGAAGGCTTGGATGAGCATCCGAGAAATAAGGGATGCCTTTGCACAAAAGGATTGTCCGGCCGTGGCTTTGCTTACAGAGAAGACCGTATAAAAACACCTCTTCGCCGTACTGGCAAAAGGGGAGAAGGAAAATTTGAACCGATCACCTGGGATGAGGCTTATAAGGAGATCGCTGAAAAGTTAAATCATATCAAAGCAGCAGATGGACCTCAGGCAGTGGCATTTTTCGGTGGGTACAATAAATGGTTCCGTCCGTGGCTGCGCCGTTTTGCCCATTCCTTTGGAACTATGAATTACGGTACAGAGTCCAGTACCTGTATGACTACTGGCTGGATGGCATGGAAAACAGCCATAGGACAGCTGGCAAGACCGGATATGTCAAATTGTGACCTGCTTCTTGGCTGGGCATTTAATCCTTATTATTCCGGTTACTTAAAGGCTCAGGGAGCAGAAGAAGCAAGATCAAGGGGAATGAAGGTCATTGTAGTAGATCCGAAGATCACACCAACTACAGAAAAAATGTGTGATCTGCATCTGCGCCCATATCCGGGAACAGACGGTGCCCTGGCATTGTGTATGGGAAATATATTGATCCGGAAAGGCTGGATCGACAAAGAATACATTGATAAATATGTTCATGGCTTTAAAGAATATGCAGAATATGCAGCTGGATTTAATGAGACCAATGTCGAAAAGCTGACAGGTGTTCCTTATGAAATGGTAGAAAGAGCCTGTGAGATGATCCATGAGAGCAAGTCTATGGCGATTAACGAAAACAGTGCCCCGATCCCGCATCATAAGAATGGGTTCCAGAATTACCGTGCTATTATGGCACTTTCTGCACTGACAGGCAACTTTGACCGTAAAGGCGGACAACTGCCGGGAGAGCATACATTTACTCACCAGATCGCAGGTTTTACTACACTGGAAGATGAATTTGCAGATGGTACAGAGCCAAAGGATACAGTTCTTCCTGTAGGAGCGACACGGTTCCCACTGTGGTATCATATGGAGCGGGAGATGCAGTGTGTGGATCTGCCAAGACAGATCCATGAGGGAACACCTTATCCTGTTAAGGCATTATTTGCAATGGGCTTAAATTACCGCATCCTTCCAGATGACCAGTATTTTAAATCCGCCATTGAAAAACTGGACTTTTTCGTAGATACAGATCTGTTTATGACAGATGCTGCCAAAATGGCAGATATTGTTCTTCCGGTATGTACTTCCTATGAAAGAGGCGAGTTAGAGACTTATCCGGGCGGTTATGCATGGCTGACTAAACCTGCTATTGACAGAGTAGGAGAAAGCAAGTCAGATGCAGAGATCTTATGTGAACTGGCAAAAGTAATGAACCTGGGGGATAAGCGCCTGGAAGAAGGCTATGAGAAGAACATTGAAGAGATTTTATCTAACCTGGATATTACTATGGATGAACTTCGTGCCAGCGATCTGCCTTTAAAGGTGCGGGGGGTAAAACCTTATGTTCCGGGAACCATCCTTGAAGAAGGCTGTAAGACTCCAACAGGCAAATTTGAGTTATACTCAGAATTGATCGCTTCTCATCCGCAGTGGCATTTAGATGCCCTTCCAACTTATTGTGAGCCAATGGATGAGGCAGATGAAACTGTATATCCATTTATCCTCTGTTCCGGCGCAAGACTGCCCAATGCTATCCATTCCCGCCTTCACAAGGTACCCTGGGTACGCAGCCTGCGGCCGGATCCAATGGCCGATATTTCCATAGAAGATGCACAGGCACTGGGCTTAAAAGAAGGAGACGACATAGAATTGTTTACAGAGAGAGGAACCATTTCTGTAAAAGCGCATCCAACACACAGAGTACAGAAAAATGTGATATTCTTCTACCATGGATATTCAGAAGCAGATGTAAATTCCCTGATGTCAGGAACTCACGTAGACCCCTATTCCGGTTTCCCGGCTTATAATTCTACCAGATGCGGTATGAGAAAGAAGGTGCAGCGTTGA
- a CDS encoding NAD(P)/FAD-dependent oxidoreductase yields the protein MKYAVVGFGTAGYHAVKKIRELDKEGCIDVYSNTERAPYNPMLTTYYAFGKLEYEGMFPFGDLEQIQKEVDFNLRKETVIKVHGSEHLVETENGSEQYDRILIATGARAFAPPVKGLEPEDAFLMRTVEDALRFKDRLKKNDIKHAVVIGASMAGIKVVEVLHKYGIETWLLDLASYIFPLAAYKEVAEEIEKRVEAQGVHLMFGVTIDHMEQENGEKVAVLTDGSRIPADIVGLCIGTRAITETVQGEVEITRGIVVDDHMRTSVPGIYAAGDCCEGNNLESGQKQIIGLWANANHQGETAGINMAGGDAVYKGNILHNITHFMNMDFIGFGDNRMQGEILEYGSLSEDLYIRLVLDGKRIVGANILDNYRISGIIKNYMLRLFAGEQFVLPDYQRAMLVKAGLSVPFIDEVEEKIHG from the coding sequence ATGAAATACGCAGTAGTAGGCTTTGGTACAGCCGGCTACCATGCAGTGAAAAAGATCCGTGAGCTGGATAAAGAGGGATGCATTGATGTATACAGCAATACAGAACGAGCCCCTTATAATCCTATGTTGACTACGTATTATGCCTTTGGAAAGCTGGAATATGAAGGAATGTTCCCGTTTGGTGATCTGGAGCAGATACAAAAAGAAGTGGATTTTAACCTTCGCAAAGAAACGGTAATAAAGGTTCACGGATCTGAGCATCTGGTAGAAACAGAAAATGGATCAGAGCAGTATGACCGCATTCTGATCGCAACAGGTGCAAGGGCATTTGCTCCTCCTGTAAAAGGACTGGAGCCTGAGGATGCATTTTTAATGCGTACAGTAGAAGATGCCCTTCGCTTTAAAGACAGACTGAAGAAAAATGATATTAAACATGCTGTTGTGATCGGTGCTTCCATGGCTGGCATCAAGGTGGTGGAAGTCCTTCATAAATATGGTATTGAAACCTGGCTTTTAGATCTGGCAAGCTATATATTTCCTCTGGCTGCTTACAAAGAGGTTGCAGAAGAGATTGAAAAGAGAGTAGAAGCCCAGGGCGTTCATTTAATGTTTGGTGTTACCATTGATCATATGGAACAGGAAAATGGGGAAAAGGTGGCTGTGCTTACAGACGGAAGCAGGATTCCTGCAGACATTGTGGGTCTGTGTATTGGTACAAGAGCCATTACAGAGACTGTTCAGGGAGAAGTGGAGATCACAAGAGGTATTGTAGTGGATGACCATATGCGTACCTCTGTTCCCGGAATCTATGCCGCAGGTGACTGCTGTGAAGGGAATAATCTGGAAAGCGGACAGAAACAGATCATCGGTCTGTGGGCAAATGCCAATCATCAGGGAGAAACTGCCGGTATTAACATGGCAGGGGGAGATGCTGTTTATAAAGGAAATATCCTTCACAATATCACCCACTTTATGAACATGGATTTTATTGGTTTTGGAGACAACCGGATGCAGGGAGAAATCCTGGAATACGGTTCGCTTTCAGAAGATCTGTATATCCGTCTGGTGCTAGACGGAAAGCGCATTGTAGGCGCTAATATTTTAGACAATTATCGTATCAGCGGCATTATAAAAAATTATATGCTGCGGCTGTTTGCAGGTGAACAGTTTGTTCTGCCGGATTATCAGCGGGCTATGCTGGTAAAAGCAGGACTTTCCGTTCCTTTTATAGATGAAGTTGAGGAGAAGATCCATGGATAG
- a CDS encoding APC family permease → MDNKKLNFWECMSFCIGQIVGSGVFVLTGIVIGLTGHGAPYGFVLAALIAVCQLVPMATLASSMPATGGSYVYAKKLIGPRASFVFLMMFVLQQVLIATFAIGFASYVAVIFPDVNQKLVALGALTLAVAVNMIGLKTSAKVQKFMVALLLISLFIYIVFGLPKVDWSALALNKENLMPNGPMKFLRGAAMLSFACAGAKFLAENGGEVENPGKTIPKAMVFSTLLVAIFYALVGIVAACVLPVEEVAGVNISVVAKSVFPAPIYLFFVIGGAWFALLTTLNGTLSWTTRSLQRAAMDGWLPEACAKENKGGTPVILLLFFFAVGIIPIVTGMNTSDIANMGTGCGKLTDLLMVYACFRLPKVFPEEYRKSALYMSPAKLNAALAVVFVVLAATSYVSLSSLNARQFLYIGLFILAAVVLMLVRYKNVKEKMDQQ, encoded by the coding sequence ATGGACAATAAAAAACTGAATTTCTGGGAATGTATGAGCTTTTGCATCGGTCAGATCGTTGGTTCAGGTGTATTCGTATTAACTGGTATCGTAATCGGCCTGACCGGACATGGCGCACCTTATGGTTTCGTTCTGGCAGCACTGATCGCTGTATGTCAGCTGGTTCCAATGGCAACTCTGGCATCCAGTATGCCTGCAACCGGCGGTAGCTATGTGTATGCTAAAAAACTGATCGGACCAAGAGCATCTTTCGTATTTTTGATGATGTTCGTTCTCCAGCAGGTACTGATCGCAACCTTTGCCATTGGCTTTGCAAGCTATGTAGCTGTTATCTTCCCTGATGTAAATCAGAAATTAGTAGCACTTGGCGCACTGACCCTGGCAGTAGCAGTAAATATGATCGGCCTGAAGACTTCTGCAAAAGTACAGAAGTTCATGGTAGCATTATTACTTATTTCTCTGTTTATTTACATTGTATTTGGTCTTCCTAAGGTAGACTGGTCTGCACTGGCATTAAATAAAGAAAACCTTATGCCAAACGGCCCAATGAAATTCCTCCGCGGTGCTGCCATGCTTTCCTTTGCATGTGCAGGTGCTAAGTTCTTAGCTGAGAATGGCGGTGAAGTAGAAAATCCTGGAAAGACTATTCCAAAGGCTATGGTATTTTCTACACTGCTTGTTGCAATTTTTTATGCTTTAGTTGGTATTGTTGCTGCTTGTGTTCTTCCTGTTGAGGAAGTAGCTGGTGTAAATATCTCTGTAGTGGCAAAATCTGTATTTCCTGCTCCTATTTACCTGTTCTTCGTGATCGGCGGTGCGTGGTTTGCATTACTGACTACTTTAAATGGTACTTTATCATGGACTACACGTTCTCTTCAGAGGGCTGCTATGGACGGATGGCTGCCAGAGGCCTGTGCAAAGGAAAATAAGGGCGGTACACCTGTTATCCTGTTATTATTCTTCTTTGCGGTTGGTATCATTCCAATCGTAACTGGTATGAACACCTCTGATATTGCAAATATGGGTACTGGCTGTGGCAAACTGACTGACCTGTTAATGGTTTATGCATGCTTCCGTCTTCCTAAGGTATTTCCTGAGGAATACAGAAAATCTGCTCTGTACATGAGCCCTGCAAAGTTAAATGCAGCATTAGCTGTTGTATTCGTTGTACTGGCAGCTACATCTTATGTCAGCCTGTCCAGCTTAAATGCAAGACAGTTCCTGTACATTGGCTTGTTCATCCTTGCAGCAGTTGTGCTGATGTTAGTTCGTTATAAGAACGTAAAAGAAAAAATGGATCAGCAGTAA
- a CDS encoding pyridoxal phosphate-dependent aminotransferase translates to MKYDFNKVQDRIGSDSIKWEKQLKFGTRTGLLPFWIADTDFATLPEAVEAMKKRLEHPVFGYTTTGERTLETVRGWYKRRHQVDLPVSAFSPSEGVVTSIWFSIRGFTQPGDGVLVFTPVYDPFFAVINNQGRKQVDCPLVYGEGRYVIDWEDLEKKLSGGDVKAMIFCNPHNPVGRVWTEDEVRKIVELCKKYSVWLFSDEIHGDVVLYGHQYTSVARFADVYDHMLVYTAISKTFNMAGLHSSCTIIPNAEYKKIQEDTLRQAWLMSPNCMANSAIEACYTYGDEWVDEQNAYLTENAEFVISYLKEHAPQIKPVKPEGTYLMWLDCSGLSMTSEEMVKILASEYKMAVGGGAGYQGNGEYFLRFNIGCPRETLEKGMEILARFVADKKGV, encoded by the coding sequence ATGAAGTACGATTTTAATAAAGTACAGGACCGTATTGGCTCTGACTCCATTAAGTGGGAAAAACAGCTGAAATTCGGAACCAGAACAGGACTTCTTCCTTTCTGGATCGCAGATACCGACTTTGCAACATTGCCAGAAGCAGTAGAGGCAATGAAGAAACGTCTGGAGCATCCGGTTTTCGGTTATACCACTACCGGAGAGAGAACTTTGGAAACAGTAAGAGGCTGGTATAAGCGCCGTCATCAGGTAGATCTGCCTGTCAGTGCTTTTTCTCCTTCTGAAGGTGTTGTTACATCCATCTGGTTTTCCATCCGCGGCTTTACACAGCCTGGAGACGGAGTTTTAGTATTTACTCCTGTATATGACCCGTTTTTTGCTGTGATCAACAACCAGGGGAGAAAACAGGTTGACTGTCCACTGGTTTATGGCGAAGGCCGTTATGTTATTGACTGGGAAGATCTGGAAAAGAAATTATCCGGTGGAGATGTAAAGGCAATGATCTTCTGTAACCCGCACAATCCGGTAGGACGTGTATGGACAGAGGATGAGGTCAGAAAGATCGTAGAGCTGTGCAAGAAGTACTCTGTATGGCTGTTTTCTGATGAGATCCATGGGGATGTAGTTCTTTACGGACATCAGTATACTTCTGTTGCACGTTTCGCTGATGTGTATGATCATATGCTGGTTTACACTGCTATCAGCAAGACCTTTAATATGGCAGGTCTTCATTCTTCCTGCACTATTATCCCGAATGCGGAATATAAGAAGATCCAGGAGGATACACTTCGCCAGGCATGGCTGATGAGCCCGAACTGCATGGCAAACAGTGCCATTGAAGCCTGTTATACATATGGGGATGAATGGGTAGATGAACAGAATGCATATCTTACAGAAAACGCTGAATTTGTTATCAGCTATCTGAAAGAACATGCACCACAGATTAAACCTGTTAAACCAGAAGGTACTTACCTGATGTGGTTAGACTGCAGCGGACTTTCCATGACTTCCGAGGAGATGGTAAAAATCCTGGCATCTGAGTATAAGATGGCAGTAGGAGGGGGCGCAGGATATCAGGGCAATGGAGAATATTTCCTTCGCTTTAATATTGGCTGCCCAAGGGAAACTCTTGAAAAAGGTATGGAAATACTGGCACGGTTTGTGGCAGATAAGAAAGGGGTATAA
- a CDS encoding GntR family transcriptional regulator, translating into MNKLSNKPLYDQVFDQIKDMIRSGTYRTGDQLPSEKELMERMGVSRVTVRQALRLLADAGIIETRKGKGSIVSVDWKNLLDPGELKDQAEKYWNQFELSTKARRLIEPAIAKQAALMAAPEDIARLERIYENDQVVIEGPNLYVEEGRGLQSFHGCLWEIVKNPLLEPVWNAIVLPSNEIRTLPLIFPVDQELNREQVRIQHGNILEAVKNHDGDYAYFHMLVHCDWIYSTYKQYFDEFCR; encoded by the coding sequence GTGAATAAATTATCAAATAAACCTTTATATGATCAGGTATTTGATCAGATCAAAGATATGATACGCAGTGGAACCTACCGCACCGGGGACCAGCTCCCCAGTGAAAAGGAGCTGATGGAACGTATGGGAGTCAGCAGAGTGACTGTCCGCCAGGCACTTCGCCTTTTAGCTGATGCAGGTATTATTGAAACCCGCAAAGGCAAAGGAAGTATTGTCAGTGTAGACTGGAAAAACCTGTTGGATCCTGGAGAGTTAAAAGATCAGGCGGAAAAATACTGGAATCAATTTGAACTTTCCACAAAAGCCAGAAGGCTGATAGAACCTGCAATTGCAAAGCAGGCGGCACTGATGGCTGCACCGGAAGACATTGCCAGACTGGAGCGTATTTATGAAAATGACCAGGTGGTGATCGAAGGCCCGAATCTGTATGTGGAAGAGGGAAGAGGACTCCAGTCCTTCCACGGCTGTTTATGGGAGATCGTAAAAAATCCTCTTCTGGAGCCGGTGTGGAATGCAATAGTCCTTCCTTCCAATGAGATCCGTACATTGCCTCTTATTTTTCCTGTAGATCAGGAGTTGAACAGAGAGCAGGTGCGTATCCAGCATGGTAATATTCTGGAAGCAGTGAAAAACCATGATGGTGACTATGCATATTTTCATATGCTGGTCCATTGCGACTGGATCTATAGCACATATAAGCAATATTTTGATGAATTCTGCAGATAA
- the dusB gene encoding tRNA dihydrouridine synthase DusB, translated as MKFKIGDTLLDNNVFLAPMAGVTDLPFRLLCREQGAGMSVTEMVSAKAILYKNKNTKELLAVDPAEGPISVQLFGSDPEIMAAIAAQIQDGPYAAIDVNMGCPVPKIVNNHEGSALMKDPAQAEKVLTAMVKAVKKPITVKFRKGFNDQSINAVEFAKMAESCGVAAVAVHGRTREQYYSGKADWDIIRQVKEAVKIPVIGNGDVFTPEDAKRMLEETGCDGIMVGRGAKGNPWIFKRITHYLETGELLPGPTLMEVRDMILRHGKMLTEYKGEMTAMREMRSHMAWYTKGMRNSAALRCEINQVETLEGLAELLEKRMEAE; from the coding sequence ATGAAGTTTAAGATTGGTGATACCCTTTTAGATAACAATGTATTCCTGGCTCCTATGGCGGGTGTGACAGATCTGCCGTTTAGACTTTTGTGCCGGGAACAGGGAGCAGGCATGTCGGTAACTGAAATGGTCAGTGCAAAAGCTATTTTATACAAAAATAAAAATACAAAAGAGCTTCTGGCAGTGGATCCGGCAGAAGGTCCGATCTCTGTACAGCTGTTTGGCTCTGATCCGGAGATCATGGCGGCGATCGCAGCTCAGATCCAGGACGGGCCATATGCTGCAATTGATGTAAATATGGGATGTCCGGTGCCGAAGATCGTTAATAATCATGAAGGTTCTGCCCTGATGAAAGACCCAGCCCAGGCAGAAAAAGTGCTTACCGCCATGGTAAAAGCAGTGAAAAAGCCGATTACTGTAAAATTCCGCAAAGGCTTTAATGACCAGAGCATCAATGCCGTAGAGTTTGCAAAAATGGCAGAAAGCTGTGGAGTGGCTGCTGTGGCAGTTCACGGGCGTACCAGGGAACAGTATTATTCCGGAAAGGCAGATTGGGATATCATCCGCCAGGTGAAAGAAGCGGTAAAAATACCGGTGATCGGAAACGGGGATGTGTTTACACCTGAGGATGCAAAAAGAATGTTGGAGGAAACAGGCTGTGACGGCATCATGGTAGGCAGAGGTGCAAAGGGGAATCCCTGGATCTTTAAGCGTATCACTCATTATCTGGAAACAGGGGAGCTGCTGCCGGGACCAACGCTTATGGAAGTACGGGATATGATCCTGCGTCATGGAAAGATGCTGACAGAGTATAAGGGTGAGATGACCGCCATGCGCGAAATGCGCAGCCACATGGCCTGGTACACCAAGGGAATGCGGAATTCTGCAGCTCTGCGCTGTGAGATCAATCAGGTAGAAACCTTAGAAGGTCTGGCAGAACTTTTGGAAAAAAGAATGGAAGCAGAATAA
- a CDS encoding DUF6145 family protein has product MTDKVVLCGANSYEQKYYFNEEFQSLPQSVKDELHIMCVLFTEDVGGILTMEYDEKGNLDFQVISEEEDYLFDEIGSVLKIKEYQETKKELLEALELYYRTFFLGENVDWEEEKEDQEGDEKGETDEV; this is encoded by the coding sequence ATGACAGATAAAGTGGTGCTCTGCGGAGCTAATTCCTATGAGCAGAAATACTATTTTAACGAAGAATTCCAGTCTCTCCCACAGTCTGTAAAAGATGAGCTGCACATCATGTGTGTCCTTTTTACAGAAGATGTAGGCGGTATCCTTACTATGGAATACGATGAAAAGGGAAATCTGGACTTTCAGGTCATCTCTGAAGAGGAAGATTATCTCTTTGATGAGATCGGCAGTGTGTTAAAGATCAAGGAATACCAGGAGACAAAGAAAGAACTTCTGGAAGCTTTAGAGCTTTATTACAGGACCTTCTTTCTGGGGGAAAATGTAGACTGGGAAGAGGAAAAAGAAGATCAGGAAGGCGATGAAAAGGGAGAAACAGATGAAGTTTAA
- the pfkA gene encoding 6-phosphofructokinase, whose translation MAKSVKTIGVLTSGGDAPGMNAAIRAVVRGAINKGLKVKGIMRGYAGLLDEEIVDMDTTSVSDIINRGGTILYTARCMEFTKPEGQERGAEICRKHNIDGMVVIGGDGSFRGAGKLSALGINTIGLPGTIDLDIACTDYTIGFDTAVNTAMEAIDKIRDTSTSHERCSIVEVMGRNAGYIALWCGIANGAEDILLPERYDGDEQALINRIIENRKRGKKHNIIINAEGIGHSGSMAKRIEAATGIETRATILGHMQRGGTPTCKDRVYASIMGARAAELLAEGKSNRLVAYKHGEFVDYDIQEALNMKKDIPESQYEISKLLAR comes from the coding sequence ATGGCAAAGTCAGTAAAGACCATTGGAGTATTAACCAGCGGAGGTGATGCTCCTGGAATGAACGCAGCCATTCGTGCAGTTGTAAGAGGTGCGATCAATAAGGGTCTGAAAGTAAAGGGCATTATGAGAGGATATGCCGGACTTTTAGATGAAGAGATCGTGGACATGGATACTACCAGTGTATCAGATATCATCAACCGCGGCGGTACCATTCTCTATACAGCAAGATGTATGGAATTTACAAAACCAGAAGGACAGGAAAGAGGAGCTGAGATCTGCCGCAAACATAACATTGACGGTATGGTAGTTATTGGTGGTGACGGATCCTTCCGCGGCGCAGGAAAGCTTTCTGCACTTGGTATTAATACCATTGGACTTCCTGGAACCATTGACCTGGACATTGCATGTACTGATTATACTATTGGTTTTGATACAGCTGTAAATACTGCGATGGAAGCGATTGATAAGATCCGTGATACATCTACCTCCCATGAACGCTGCAGCATCGTTGAGGTTATGGGCCGTAATGCAGGTTATATTGCTTTATGGTGCGGTATTGCAAATGGCGCAGAAGACATCCTGCTTCCAGAACGCTATGATGGCGATGAGCAGGCTCTGATCAACCGTATTATTGAGAACCGCAAGAGAGGAAAGAAACATAACATCATCATCAATGCAGAGGGTATCGGACATTCTGGTTCCATGGCAAAGCGTATTGAAGCAGCTACAGGTATTGAGACCCGTGCTACTATTTTAGGTCACATGCAGCGTGGTGGTACACCTACCTGTAAAGACCGTGTATACGCATCTATTATGGGTGCAAGAGCTGCAGAACTGCTGGCAGAAGGAAAGAGCAACCGTCTGGTAGCATACAAGCATGGTGAGTTTGTAGATTACGATATCCAGGAAGCATTAAATATGAAGAAGGATATTCCAGAATCCCAGTATGAGATTTCAAAACTGCTGGCAAGATAA